Proteins from a genomic interval of Malassezia vespertilionis chromosome 9, complete sequence:
- the PRP4 gene encoding non-specific serine/threonine protein kinase (EggNog:ENOG503NU45; COG:T), producing MAPPALDVRFLGTCTSPLPTRNYSSLLVKIDRQAVMVDCGEGTQRQLINPVVQAETKLSQIRTILITHLHPDHILGVVPLMFSIMGPSAPSPRLEDGLRLTIYGPLGLRAYIRTTLSVCYASLSSHFVVHELLWPSQPAYAHEIPADAAPTFTYTEHDPALPSHLQGQTRILPWMPPHGNELEGLNIRMDPETCAWEAFAQIPNTGFFLSAAPITHRCPTLGYVFTEAPCASVSISPRDLALLDSNTEALYAQQGIQRPRTLIPKLVQERIPLHLPDGNTLHPPPIDRPGRKICVLGDTSDGTAGLTSFGPDGLPNDELRGLLRLAQDADLVVHECTYAYMSETDLAHVRTESEQLAHGLQTMLLKPDEAEPRAKERGHSVPRIAGAFAAYIGAHNLALNHFSARIPAPNVVGTAPLVSAAQLRDDAQHAESIKRFHVMREIERQATNWWNTTLESLQMADVPDEYDYDRLGKHEGDEQCRIEERRKRRREIMSKYGTAEAASQHEPSPVAKEQMQGVVQRTADSAQSNLKKEDTARTPSYEEEDGFVEMEVDDDEDDVDDMFDLDSTPKEKKKKRVRVRKVALSNDTAHTGMDAGNAGLQDNWDDPDGYYRVILGEKLDKGRYQVFSILGRGIFAAVVSAHDLQNEGRDVAIKIVRRQETMYKAGMKEIGTLKKLAELDPDDRKHVVRLHGHFVHRGHLCMVFESLSMNLRDVVKRFGKDVGLNLQAVKTYAQQAFVALAHFQRAEIIHADIKPDNMLVNESKTLLKLCDMGSASSTSEMEITPYLVSRFYRAPEIILGQPYGTELDMWSMGCTLYELATGKILFPGKTNNHMLLLMQQLRGRITAKQLKKCQFSTQHYEDNNTFLSIEVDRSTGEEVIKRVNISHALEDLHAKLLPRNTAKEMAYTELRKTQQLIDLLNKMLELDPAKRIRPAEALAHPFVST from the exons ATGGCGCCTCCGGCGCTCGATGTGCGGTTTCTCGGGACATGCACATCTCCACTGCCGACAAGGAACTATTCGAG TTTGCTTGTGAAAATCGACAGGCAGGCGGTCATGGT CGATTGTGGTGAAGGCACGCAAAGGCAGCTCATCAACCCTGTCGTGCAAGCAGAGACGAAACTTTCTCAAATACGCACGATACTCATCACGCATTTGCACCCTGATC ATATCCTGGGTGTTGTGCCGCTCATGTTTTCCATCATGGGGCCCAGTGCACCATCGCCTCGGTTGGAGGACGGCTTGCGACTAACAATCTATGGACCACTTGGTCTTCGAGCCTATATCCGCACGACACTCTCTGTGTGCTACGCGTCGCTCTCCAGTCATTTTGTTGTGCACGAACTCTTGTGGCCGAGCCAACCAGCCTATGCTCATGAAATACCGGCTGATGCAGCGCCTACATTCACGTACACGGAGCATGACCCTGCTCTCCCTTCGCATCTCCAAGGACAGACGCGTATACTGCCATGGATGCCGCCGCACGGAAATGAGCTGGAGGGCCTTAATATCCGTATGGATCCAGAAACGTGTGCCTGGGAAGCGTTTGCGCAAATCCCAAATACGGGCTTCTTTCTCTCTGCCGCACCCATCACGCACCGGTGCCCTACACTCGGGTATGTATTCACAGAAGCGCCGTGTGCATCGGTGTCTatctcgccgcgcgaccTGGCACTACTCGACTCCAACACAGAAGCGCTTTATGCACAGCAAGGCATCCAACGCCCACGCACGCTGATCCCGAAACTCGTGCAAGAACGCATTCCACTCCATTTGCCTGATGGGAATACGCTACACCCACCGCCTATTGACCGCCCGGGTCGCAAAATCTGTGTCCTTGGCGATACAAGTGACGGAACGGCGGGCCTTACTTCGTTTGGGCCCGATGGACTACCGAACGATGAGCTTCGTGGGCTGTTGCGCCTGGCACAAGATGCCGATTTGGTGGTGCACGAATGTACCTATGCGTATATGTCCGAGACGGACCTTGCTCATGTGCGTACGGAAAGCGAGCAACTTGCACACGGACTACAAACCATGCTGCTGAAGCCAGACGAGGCGGAGCCCCGCGCCAAAGAGCGCGGGCATTCTGTGCCGCGTATTGCTGGCGCTTTCGCCGCGTACATCGGTGCCCACAATTTGGCATTGAATCACTTTTCCGCACGGATTCCCGCGCCGAACGTCGTTGGTACAGCGCCTTTGGtgagcgctgcacagctACGCGACGACGCACAGCATGCGGAATCTATAAAACGCTTCCATGTCATGCGCGAAATTGAACGGCAGGCAACGAATTGGTGGAACACTACATTGGAGTCCCTACAAA TGGCGGATGTGCCGGACGAGTACGATTATGATAGACTTGGGAAACATGAGGGAGACGAGCAGTGCCGTATCGAGGAACGCCGCAAACGACGGCGGGAGATCATGTCCAAGTACGGCACGGCGGAAGCTGCATCTCAGCATGAGCCGTCACCCGTAGCAAAAGAGCAGATGCAGGGAGTGGTACAGAGGACAGCGGATAGTGCGCAGAGCAATTTAAAAAAAGAAGACACCGCGCGTACTCCCTCCTACGAAGAGGAAGATGGTTTTGTGGAAATGGAGGTCGACGATGATGAAGACGACGTGGACGACATGTTCGACCTGGACAGCACTCCCAAAgagaagaaaaagaagagAGTACGCGTCCGCAAGGTTGCACTTAGCAACGACACAGCGCACACGGGCATGGATGCGGGCAACGCTGGCCTACAAGACAACTGGGACGACCCCGACGGGTACTACCGCGTGATTCTCGGCGAAAAGCTGGACAAGGGGCGGTACCAAGTCTTTTCAATTCTTGGTCGTGGTATTTTTGCAGCAGTAGTCAGCGCACATGATTTGCAAAACGAAGGGCGCGACGTCGCGATCAAGATTGTGCGTCGGCAGGAGACGATGTATAAAGCGGGCATGAAGGAAATTGGCACGTTGAAAAAacttgccgagctcgaccCTGACGACCGCAAACATGTGGTGCGCCTACATGGCCATTTTGTGCATCGCGGCCATCTGTGCATGGTCTTTGAGTCGCTAAGTATGAATTTAAGGGACGTGGTGAAGCGCTTCGGCAAGGATGTCGGCCTGAACTTGCAAGCTGTGAAGACATATGCACAGCAGGCATTTGTTGCACTTGCACACTTTCAGCGTGCAGAGATTATACACGCGGATATCAAGCCAGACAACATGCTCGTGAACGAGTCCAAGACGCTGCTGAAGTTGTGCGATATGGGCTCAGCGTCCAGTACAAGCGAGATGGAAATCACGCCGTATCTGGTGAGTCGGTTTTACCGTGCGCCTGAAATTATCCTGGGGCAGCCGTACGGCACGGAATTGGACATGTGGTCTATGGGCTGCACGCTCTACGAGCTCGCTACAGGCAAAATCCTGTTTCCCGGAAAGACGAATAACCATATGCTCCTATTGATGCAGCAGCTACGTGGGAGAATCACGGCTAAACAGCTGAAAAAGTGCCAATTTTCGACGCAGCATTATGAGGATAACAATACGTTTCTAAGCATCGAAGTGGATCGGAGCACAGGGGAGGAAGTGATTAAGCGTGTAAATATTAGCCATGCGCTCGAAGACCTGCATGCAAAACTCCTACCGCGTAATACTGCAAAA
- a CDS encoding uncharacterized protein (EggNog:ENOG503PKEW) has protein sequence MALPTPHGHLVARHDKSHSHEHDKSRNLLEKEQSLFSKLATHPRIGVLKSAGFFPTNAASKPQKESAARKFEHEYQKVAHQNSLGGGMSVDLGELFGDELGGKVKVNGNIEYNDGMESSGGPQSSSSSSIPAGSRFRHSSKHAKHSSNHSKHSKPAKHSSSHSKHSKAAKHSSSHSKDSKPAKHSSSHSEDFKPAKHSSSHSKHSKPAKHSSSHSEDSKHTSKHSTHSTHSKHTSKHSTHAHSKHSHPSNSHSHSSKHPKSSGKKCARKSKSRSSSHNAESTSSGVGGAHGARAANNNKPKFGMFYLISNKGGAAAPYGRKVTNNAHGGRVAMTAQEPDGNLPKQFVITNNPNYGFIEAQNDLYTIRKWAGDLGKLSSQENRNETITALFNAASRYYPDVDTKTVVRIMLADIKAESDFEKSNKSGGRIDSGDSMGLLQVSPGQSSQELSEFQSNVNSGQNTYSWAIGTASDYEINFGGKSTLGPLVDYETGKPLDIKSLTQEDLNKPWVNIHIAMWLQSNYARTGSQDPSNWNKISKSSKSVRQQYQPAISQILKKASSSASSNSESSASGSHSSASSSAGSGNFNQNKYQSELDSLNKNLKSRKAQNTTFATGLGSWVAGAAEDSGGYAGSGDDISKSYFKNIGEGLSVLYTGGPDKASDYGQDWLNSVVLTPGLVDYSS, from the coding sequence ATGGCACTTCCCACTCCGCATGGACACCTCGTTGCACGCCATGACAAGAGCCACAGCCACGAACACGACAAGAGCCGCAACTTGCTCGAGAAAGAGCAAAGTCTGTTTTCTAAGTTGGCCACGCACCCGCGCATCGGTGTCTTGAAGAGTGCTGGCTTTTTCCCTACCAACGCTGCAAGCAAACCGCAGAAAGAATCTGCGGCACGCAAATTTGAGCACGAGTACCAAAAAGTGGCTCACCAGAACAGTCTTGGCGGCGGTATGTCGGTCGATCTTGGAGAGCTTTTTGGTGACGAACTGGGTGGTAAGGTCAAGGTGAACGGCAATATTGAGTATAACGACGGCATGGAGAGCTCCGGCGGACCAcagagcagctcgtcgtcctcTATTCCTGCTGGCTCGAGGTTCCGCCACAGCTCGAAACATGCGAAGCACTCGTCCAACCATTCGAAGCACTCGAAGCCCGCGAAGCATTCGTCCAGCCATTCGAAGCACTCGAAGGCCGCAAAGCACTCGTCCAGCCATTCGAAGGACTCAAAGCCCGCGAAGCACTCGTCCAGTCATTCGGAGGACTTCAAACCCGCGAAGCACTCGTCCAGTCATTCGAAGCACTCGAAACCCGCGAAGCACTCGTCCAGCCATTCGGAGGACTCAAAGCACACGTCCAAGCACTCGACGCACTCGACGCACTCCAAGCACACGTCCAAGCACTCGACGCATGCGCACTCGAAGCACTCGCACCCCTCGAATTCACACTCGCACTCTTCCAAGCACCCCAAGTCGTCTGGTAAGAAGTGCGCACGCAagagcaagtcgcgcagctcgtcgcaCAATGCCGAAAGCACCTCTTCGGGCGTGGGCGGGGCAcacggcgctcgcgctgccaACAACAACAAACCCAAGTTCGGCATGTTCTACCTGATCTCCAATaagggcggcgcggctgccCCCTATGGCAGAAAGGTTACCAACAATGCCCACGGTGGTCGCGTAGCGATGACGGCACAGGAGCCTGATGGCAACTTGCCGAAACAGTTTGTGATTACCAACAACCCCAACTACGGTTTTATCGAGGCGCAAAACGACCTGTACACGATCCGTAAATGGGCAGGCGATCTGGGCAAACTTTCCAGCCAGGAAAACCGCAACGAGACTATCACTGCACTGTTCAatgccgcgtcgcgctaCTATCCCGACGTCGACACGAAGACTGTGGTGCGCATCATGCTCGCAGACATCAAAGCTGAGTCGGATTTTGAAAAGAGCAACAAGAGTGGTGGCCGCATTGATTCGGGCGACAGCATGGGTCTCTTGCAGGTCAGCCCTGGTCAGAGCTCTCAGGAGCTCTCCGAGTTCCAGAGTAATGTGAACTCCGGGCAGAACACGTACTCTTGGGCGATTGGCACTGCGTCTGACTATGAAATTAACTTTGGCGGAAAGTCGACACTCGGGCCCCTTGTGGACTACGAAACGGGCAAGCCGCTCGATATCAAGAGTCTCACGCAGGAAGACTTGAATAAGCCCTGGGTGAATATCCACATTGCCATGTGGCTTCAGTCGAACTATGCACGGACCGGCAGCCAGGACCCTTCGAATTGGAACAAGATCAGCAAGTCCAGCAAGAGTGTGCGCCAGCAGTACCAGCCTGCGATCAGCCAAATCTTAAAGAAGGCATCTTCTAGTGCATCCTCAAACTCGGAATCAAGTGCGAGTGGCTCGCAttcgagcgcaagctcgagcgcgggcTCTGGCAACTTCAACCAGAACAAGTACCAGAGTGAATTAGACTCCTTGAACAAGAACCTCAAGAGCAGGAAGGCGCAAAACACCACGTTTGCTACGGGCCTTGGCTCCTGGGTTGCCGGCGCTGCCGAAGACTCGGGTGGCTACGCTGGCTCGGGCGACGATATCAGCAAAAGTTACTTTAAAAACATTGGTGAAGGTCTTTCCGTCTTGTACACTGGTGGCCCAGACAAGGCCAGCGACTATGGCCAAGATTGGCTCAACAGTGTGGTGCTCACTCCTGGTCTGGTCGACTACTCGTCCTAA
- the MAD1 gene encoding [phosphatase 2A protein]-leucine-carboxy methyltransferase (BUSCO:EOG092630UB; COG:D; EggNog:ENOG503NWBJ): protein MTDGAQTPQGQSGGIPRRSVAEHSSSLPVPSRRLAPGARYGTPSSLSSATKLGEAGPLGAYRNLSKYSASMHTPLRSSRSTSGASQSLGKRSYSATDDAAFATPQSTRKRSIVETDASPPHPSTYELTMLRTEYDKRIQSEQHAYRLLETQFRSQSRELEALKQQRVEVLNEWESERAAQRKAQEAWANDKKELEEQLTALRSESLHQRSVAESQRSDAQEKEANAQARISALESERIALQTAAQEAQAQNDLLQQTNTILREKNAALAAAQDDMQRSMAQPADAEELSTLKEQLSQQISAVQRLELVKTRLGSENARLREASAHTEILREANRSLEVKVERMDSLRNEILAKEEQIAAMVAQETQWAESLRHGIATDEHAAFVAAANVEASVPQVDAPSSMTRETLPHYVSTLRGTIMGLGARVEGLVHSVEQLRTSNLELDRRAQRGSENESSLAKELSDKTGALLHAQKAVEVERDELRRCKELLSSFETEASQSPNFDEIQAKRIAQLEALVGQAQQENTSLSTRIADMECEALARAAQPKDAPACDPSALKEAHEKLALVTSQYQELESQAAAAAKENDKLWARVGRGEFDQSRVKCLVLGDNPVSRDYAIRSATLDALRKENEELLQQVQALQEAGTVPQPAAAEGDALVPLQTVENLRNELHQLQETIQLKDKGMLRLKQVFTAKANEFREAVQSLFGYKLRFMENGKVKLTSAYARGARSTTLIFSSEEGNVGEMKLQGEAADGLANVAHLRDYWLSDGIRHSVPCFLAALNLELYENTTQAIRGSFGALDEAASFPMPDEPATLEALPQNAPEEAMQILSHLTRHKRVRGCATLTTDARVLWSGGPAFSSGQVSLDAVVQFVREMLETARRNVEAIEADDELNLLRIRTKHYEMLVTPSQKYVLVVVQEPGTA, encoded by the exons ATGACTGACGGTGCACAGACACCGCAAGGGCAGTCCGGAGGGataccgcggcgcagcgttgcgGAGCACAGCTCCTCTTTGCCGGTTCCATCGAGGCGCCTTGCCCCGGGCGCAAGATACGGCACACCGTCCAGTCTGTCTAGCGCCACGAAACTTGGCGAGGCGGGCCCTCTTGGCGCGTACCGAAACTTGTCCAAGTACAGCGCCTCTATGCATACACCGCTGCGCTCTTCCCGGTCAACTTCGGGTGCGTCACAAAGCTTGGGCAAGCGCAGTTACTCGGCGACTGACGATGCCGCGTTCGCTACGCCCCAATCGACGAGGAAGCGCTCCATTGTCGAGACGGACGCATCACCACCACACCCATCTACGTACGAACTTACTATGCTGCGCACTGAATACGACAAGCGAATCCAATCGGAACAGCATGCCTACCGTTTACTGGAGACGCAGTTCCGCTCCCAATCGCGGGAGCTAGAAGCGTTGAAACAACAGCGTGTCGAGGTGCTGAACGAATGGGAATCggagcgtgcagcgcagcgcaaggcacaAGAAGCATGGGCTAACGATAAAAAAGAGCTCGAAGAGCAGCTCacggcattgcgcagcgagtcgCTCCACCAGCGCTCCGTTGCAGAATCGCAGCGTTCCGACGCCCAGGAGAAGGAAGCAAATGCCCAGGCTCGGATCTCGGCGCTAGAATCGGAGCGCATTGCGTTGCAGACGGCCGCACAagaagcacaagcacagAATGACTTGTTACAGCAGACAAATACAATTCTGCGCGAGAAGAATGCGGCActtgcggcggcgcaggacgaTATGCAGCGGTCCATGGCCCAACCTGCGGACGCCGAAGAACTTTCTACGCTAAAAGAGCAGCTTTCACAGCAAATATCTGCGGTCCAGCGACTGGAACTGGTCAAGACGCGGCTTGGGAGCGAAAATGCGCGCCTTCGAGAAGCGAGTGCACACACAGAGATTTTGCGTGAAGCCAACAGGTCGCTGGAGGTCAAGGTCGAACGTATGGACTCGTTGCGTAATGAAATACTGGCGAAGGAAGAGCAGATCGCTGCGATGGTTGCACAAGAAACGCAGTGGGCAGAATCGCTACGACACGGCATCGCGACcgacgagcacgccgcgtttGTTGCTGCAGCAAACGTAGAAGCGTCTGTGCCACAGGTCGATGCACCTAGTAGCATGACGCGCGAAACTCTGCCACACTACGTTTCCACTTTACGCGGCACGATCATGggtcttggcgcgcgtgtcgaAGGGCTTGTACATTCTGTTGAACAGCTACGCACTTCGAATCTGGAACTGGATCGtcgcgcccagcgcggctcgGAGAATGAGTCAAGTCTTGCCAAAGAACTCTCTGACAAGACCGgggcgctgctgcatgcgcaaaaGGCCGTCGAGGTCGAGCGCGATGAGCTGCGTCGATGCAAGGAGCTCCTTTCTTCGTTCGAGACAGAGGCAAGTCAGTCGCCCAACTTTGATGAAATACAGGCGAAGCGAATTGCGCAGCTAGAGGCGCTTGTtggccaagcgcaacaGGAGAATACGTCGCTGTCTACGCGGATCGCCGATATGGAATGCGAGGCACTTGCGAGAGCCGCACAGCCTAAGGATGCACCTGCTTGCGATCCAAGCGCGCTCAAAGAGGCGCACGAGAAACTTGCATTGGTCACCTCGCAGTATCAAGAATTGGAATCGCaagccgcggcggcggccaaAGAAAACGACAAATTATGGGCACGCGTCGGCCGCGGCGAATTTGATCAGTCTCGAGTCAAGTGTCTTGTACTCGGTGATAATCCTGTTTCGCGCGATTATGCAATTCGCTCCGCGACACTtgacgcactgcgcaaggAAAATGAGGAGCTTTTGCAGCAAGTTCAGGCACTACAAGAAGCGGGGACGGTGCCACAGCCTGCAGCAGCCGAGGGTGACGCACTTGTGCCCCTCCAGACAGTCGAAAACTTGAGGAATGAGCTGCACCAGCTGCAGGAAACGATCCAGTTAAAAGACAAGGGCATGTTGCGCCTGAAGCAAGTGTTTACCGCCAAAGCGAACGAATTTCGCGAGGCTGTCCAATCCTTGTTTGGGTACAAACTGCGGTTTATGGAGAATGGGAAGGTCAAGCTGACCTCTGCGTACGCGCGTGGTGCACGCTCTACCACACTCATTTTTAGCTCCGAAGAAGGGAATGTTGGCGAAATGAAGCTACAGGGCGAGGCAGCCGATGGGCTCGCTAACGTAGCGCATCTCCGCGACTACTGGCTCAGCGACGGGATACGGCATAGTGTACCGTGCTTTTTGGCTGCGCTTAATCTTGAACTTTACGAGAATACGACGCAAGCCATCCGCGGCAgttttggcgcgctggacgaagCAGCAT CTTTCCCCATGCCCGACGAACCGGCCACATTGGAGGCGCTGCCGCAGAATGCGCCCGAGGAGGCGATGCAGATACTGTCTCATTTGACCCGCCATAAGCGGGTCCgcggctgcgcgacgctgacGACCGACGCACGCGTGCTATGGAGTGGCGGTCCTGCATTTTCATCTGGGCAAGTGTCCCTGGACGCGGTTGTCCAGTTTGTGCGCGAAATGCTCGAGACGGCGCGGAGGAATGTTGAGGCGATCGAAGCCGAT GACGAGTTGAATCTCTTGCGTATCCGCACGAAGCACTACGAGATGCTCGTGACTCCAAGCCAAAAATATGTGCTCGTCGTGGTGCAAGAGCCGGGCACGGCTTGA
- the APR1 gene encoding saccharopepsin (EggNog:ENOG503NW5J; COG:O; MEROPS:MER0000941; SECRETED:SignalP(1-20)): protein MHFSVAAIALALGVASLVDAGKFTAKLHKHPLSKENTLSTMAAQLDLLKAKYSTRAQRPFKLGGQLAEEFSEHYLEQPAPKSRAWLQQASEGHNVPLSDFLNAQYFADISLGNPPQNFKVVLDTGSANLWVPSESCMSISCFLHSKYDSSVSETYTKNGSSFAIEYGSGSMKGFVSNDDMRIGDIRLKGIDFAEATEEPGLAFLLGKFDGIMGLAYDTISVDKIVPPFYEMINQGLIDEKVFSFYLGSSEKDGGEATFGGVDESKFEGSIRYAPVRRRGYWEVALDKIKFGDDELVLENTGAAIDTGTSLIAMPTDVAEILNKEIGATRNMLGQYTVDCEKVAGLPDLTMTLNGESYILAPSDYILELQGICASAFMGLDLPEPIGPMWIVGDVFLRKFYTVYDLGRDAVGFAKAKRA from the coding sequence ATGCACTTCTCTGTGGCTGCTATTGCGCTCGCTCTGGGCGTGGCATCGCTTGTGGATGCTGGAAAGTTTACCGCAAAGCTGCACAAGCATCCTCTAAGCAAGGAGAACACACTCTCGacgatggcggcgcagcttgatCTGCTCAAAGCCAAGtacagcacgcgcgctcAACGACCGTTTAAACTCGGTGGCCAGCTCGCAGAGGAGTTCAGCGAGCACTATCTTGAACAACCTGCTCCCAAGTCTCGTGCGTGGTTGCAGCAGGCCTCTGAGGGACACAATGTGCCATTGTCCGACTTCCTCAATGCACAGTACTTTGCCGACATTTCGCTGGGCAACCCTCCGCAAAATTTCAAGGTCGTGCTTGACACGGGCTCTGCTAACCTCTGGGTCCCATCTGAGAGCTGCATGTCGATTTCCTGCTTCCTGCACAGCAAGTATGATAGCAGCGTTTCGGAGACATACACCAAGAACGGTTCTTCTTTCGCGATCGAGTATGGCTCCGGCTCCATGAAAGGCTTTGTTTCGAACGACGACATGCGCATCGGCGATATTCGCTTGAAAGGTATCGACTTTGCGGAGGCGACCGAGGAGCCTGGTCTCGCGTTTCTCCTCGGCAAGTTTGACGGGATTATGGGGCTTGCCTACGATACAATCAGTGTGGACAAGATCGTGCCGCCCTTCTACGAGATGATCAACCAGGGTCTGATTGACGAAAAGGTCTTTTCATTTTACCTTGGTTCCTCCGAAAAGGACGGTGGTGAGGCCACATTTGGCGGGGTTGACGAGAGCAAGTTCGAAGGTAGTATTCGCTATGCACCTGTGCGTAGACGCGGCTACTGGGAGGTTGCACTGGACAAAATCAAGTTCGGCGATGATGAGCTCGTGCTGGAGAACACTGGCGCTGCGATCGACACGGGCACGAGCTTGATCGCCATGCCAACCGACGTTGCCGAGATTCTCAACAAGGAGATTGGCGCGACCCGTAACATGCTTGGTCAATACACTGTGGACTGCGAAAAGGTCGCGGGACTTCCCGACCTTACTATGACCCTGAACGGCGAGTCGTACATACTTGCACCTTCCGACTACATTCTCGAACTTCAAGGCATATGTGCGTCTGCCTTTATGGGCTTGGATCTCCCCGAGCCAATTGGCCCCATGTGGATTGTCGGCGACGtgtttttgcgcaagtTCTACACTGTCTATGATCTTGGTAGGGACGCCGTCGGCTTTGCCAAGGCCAAGCGTGCGTAA
- a CDS encoding uncharacterized protein (EggNog:ENOG503NVSQ; COG:K), producing the protein MTSAVSRGSGAASLSENLLAVPVAPAGGATQEDVFRYHLTIELMKLGSQPDTALVDRLVKQHYPDVLKYRREMDQQQAIDTAKPTTDNMEKGGLVPTPPSSESGSISSPMDQVWERLDVDQSVASNLLDLDFDEQAIQEVDPMLYVPPFMDSAKENTTFAQPPTFIQDKVQERETAPGSQSIDPLLVLGAPVLPQDRDLCPPIDTLIAQPTPEVKESYTQLQHPPEHEEDEGDESTFVAFTPMRLRDVKDEFSNRSLSPEPSSLRPSFEEYNKLSSKEKRQLRNKISARNFRNRRKEYITLLEDQVNQRDSLIDKLREKISSLSLENTALREEARQAQTRSSSVDVSKLLDALHSGVDLRSSTPSQLLPNMRKDVSAAPRSSSPAGAFWNAKTKLASSATLVA; encoded by the coding sequence ATGACATCCGCTGTTTCGCGCGGTagcggcgcagcttccTTATCCGAGAACTTGCTGGCTGTGCCCGTTGCTCCCGCCGgtggcgcgacgcaagaAGACGTCTTCCGCTATCATCTCACGATCGAGCTAATGAAGCTAGGCTCACAGCCTGATACAGCACTGGTTGACAGGCTGGTCAAGCAACACTACCCTGACGTGCTGAAATATCGCAGGGAGATGGATCAACAACAAGCCATTGACACGGCGAAACCGACTACAGACAATATGGAGAAAGGCGGCCTTGTGCCTACTCCTCCCTCGAGCGAATCGGGCAGTATCAGCAGCCCCATGGACCAAGTATGGGAAAGGCTGGACGTGGATCAAAGCGTGGCGTCGAACCTGCTCGATCTTGACTTTGACGAGCAAGCGATCCAAGAGGTGGACCCCATGCTTTATGTTCCACCCTTTATGGATTCGGCAAAAGAAAATACGACATTTGCACAGCCGCCTACGTTTATCCAGGACAAGGTCCAAGAGCGCGAGACGGCACCAGGCTCGCAATCGATCGACCCTCTGCTCGTGTTGGGCGCACCTGTACTGCCACAGGACAGGGACCTCTGCCCACCCATTGATACCCTCATTGCACAGCCTACACCCGAGGTGAAAGAAAGTTATACACAACTCCAGCATCCTCCGGAGCACGAGGAGGATGAAGGAGATGAATCAACATTTGTTGCTTTTACGCCGATGCGTCTGCGCGACGTAAAAGACGAGTTTTCGAATCGCTCCCTCAGCCCCGAGCCGAGCAGCCTCCGCCCCTCGTTTGAGGAATACAACAAGCTTTCCAGCAAAGAGAAGCGTCAACTCCGTAACAAGATTTCTGCACGCAACTTCCGGAACCGTCGGAAGGAATACATTACGCTCCTTGAGGACCAGGTTAACCAACGCGACTCATTGAtcgacaagctgcgcgaaaaAATCTCGTCTCTCTCGCTTGAAAATACCGCGCTCCGTGAAGAGGCTCGCCAGGCCCAAACCCGCAGCTCCTCTGTCGACGTTTCCAAGCTCctcgacgcactgcacAGTGGCGTTgatttgcgcagcagcacccCATCTCAGCTTTTGCCGAATATGCGTAAGGATgtgagcgctgcgccacgcTCATCCTCGCCCGCGGGTGCGTTCTGGAACGCCAAGACAAAGCTGGCGTCCTCCGCAACGCTTGTAGCATAG
- a CDS encoding uncharacterized protein (EggNog:ENOG503P8TI; COG:Z) codes for MSDLAAQKRQLSIKTGVVKRLSKEVHMYTDECKEQEAAVKKAIDEAQEPWEVRRQEGLLKDSAQMIPDTKRRLQDAVADISTFIRHGAPNKQEGLTEDSKGTEEFKSALQAIENAQQP; via the exons ATGAGTgaccttgcagcgcaaaagcgACAGCTGAGTATCAAGACGGGCGTTGTgaagcg CCTGTCGAAAGAGGTGCATATGTACACGGATGAATGCAAGGAGCAGGAGGCGGCCGTGAAAAAAGCGATCGACGAAGCGCAGGAGCCGTGGGAAGTCAGGAGACAG GAAGGACTACTCAAGGACAGTGCACAAATGATCCCGGATaccaagcgccgcctccAGGATGCAGTTGCCGATATCTCGACATTTATT CGTCATGGCGCGCCTAACAAGCAGGAAGGGCTCACTGAGGATTCCAAGGGTACGGAAGAATTCAAATCGGCGCTACAAGCGATTGAGAATGCACAGCAGCCGTAG